The window TACTTACCATAGTAGTTAATCCATCCGCTTATCATGGGATTGAGCCAATTTGCCACTTCCAGCAGACTCAAATCACTCCGGTTACGCACTCCTGTCTCCCTTATCCTTCTACATATGTCTTTCTTAGCTTCTTTGCAGATCGCGGGACTAAAGCTCAAGAACATCTTATTATTGATTCCCCTCACCATTCTTCTGCGAAATTCGTAGCCTAAGAACGTAAACTTTGTGTTTTGATGCTCGCCTTTACGCTTACTATCTTTACAGTATACTACCTTCGTCTTTCCCGGATGCAATTCAAGCCCACATGCTGCAAATCTTCGTTTAAGCTCGTCAATAACAACTCTGCCTCCGCTTTCGTTCTGCAGTGTGCGATTCCATCATCGGCATATCGGCTCCACTTCTTGTCTTTATGGTTTACGGTCATCCACATATCAAATACATAGTGTAAAAATACATTACTGAGAACCGGACTTGTCACTCCTCCCTGCGGTACTCCGCATGAACGGTTGACAATCTTTCCTCTGGTATTTGTATCGTTGCTTTTAACCAACGTTCAATGTAAAGTAGTATCCACTTATTATCTGTATGCTTTCTGACTGCCTTCATAAGCAATTCGTGGTCTATGTTGTCAAATAAACCTTTGATGTCATACTCTATCACCCAATCATAGTGCCAGCATCTTTGCCGTGTTACCCCTACTGCATCCAATGCAGACTTATTTGGGCAATATCCATATGAATCTTCCAAAAAGTATGGCTCTACACAGGGTTCAAATGCAAGTTTAATTGTCATCTGGGCTATTCTGTCAGTTACCGTTGGAATACCAAGCATCCTTGTCCCTCCTTGTTTCTTTGGTATCTCTACCCCTTTCACTGCTGGTGGAAAGTAGGTCCCGGAAGATAGTCTGTTCCAAAGTTTATATAAGTTTCCAGATAATTTCTGCTCAAAGTCATTGATTGATTCTCGGTCTACTCCCGCAGAACCTTTGTTGGCTTTGACCAGATGAAACGCTTTCCACACTAATGCTTTGGGAATATCAAATGGTTTTGTTTTACCCACTATTTCATCCTCTTGCAAGTTGGATAATAAATAAAACTTGTTTGATACTGCCTCTTGGCTCCATTCCCATTACGGAAACTTCCTCGCTACTACAGGCAGTTCCGCCACAGTTCTTGACATCGGTACTCTTATCCTTGGGTTTATTCCCCTTGAATTTCTCCCTTATCATTCAAGCGACTGTTTCCTGCAGTTCCCTACAAACGCCCAAACGAGACTCACACCTCCTGCACACCGAACACCACCTGCTCAGTAATCAGGTTTCTTGCAGGCTTATCCCATCACCCCACAAATAGCAATGGTTTTGATGTTATTATGGGCTTTACGATGCATCAACAGAGGTTCAGTTTCATTCGTCTTCCTCGTTCATACCTCGCCAGATTCTCCTCTGACTTTCTTCAACGTTCACGACCACTGCTCTTTACAGCAGCCGCTTGAAGTGGTTTGATACCTGCACCTGAATACCGATACCGAAGGGTCACTTCCTTCATCATTTGTAGAGCTTATGCTCAATTTATGCAGCTATCGCTGCTATAATTTTGCGCCTGCAGCGCACTTGAGGAGTTCCTTTCAGGGTAGGATATTTGATATTGCTTTCAATATATCCGGCCTCTAACCACTTTTGAAGAATGGTTTTATCCATCGGAATAGTATCCAGCATCCACTCTTTGGCGATATTGTCGAAACAACCGTCAATATCAGCTTCAAAAATGTAGGTTGCTGAATTTGGTTTGGAAAGAAAATTGAAGGCGGCTTGTATAGCATCCGCACAACTTCTGCCTTCTCTGAATCCGTATGAATTCTTGTCCGCCGTGGTTTCTGCCACAGGAGATAATGCAAGCTTGTATAATGCCTGCATTGCTCTATCGGACATGGTTGGAATCGAAAGCGGGCGTTTCTTTCCGTTTTTCTTTGGAATATATATTCTTCTTAGGGGTTGAGGGTTATAACCGTGTCGATTTAGTCTGAAAGCAGCCTGCATTTTTGCTTTATTGCCTTTCCACAGGATGCCGTCTACACCGGGAGTTTTCTTCCCTTGATTTGAGGTCACTCTTTTAACAGCCAGGAGCCTGGCGTGGAAAGAATGGGTGAGGAGCCATTGCAAAGATTTCACTTTGCCTGGTTTTCCTTCCTTTACAGCCTTTGCGATACGCATTTGCAGTCTTCTGACGTGACGCCTTGCGGCATCCCAGATCATGGTATGCCACTTTATTGCATCACCGGTAGGGGCACCAGGAATAATTCCCGTCATTTGCGTTCCTGCCTCCGAAGATTCTTCAAACTCTCTCGCAATGAAACACCTGTTGGAAGTGGGCACTCCGTTCAGTATCGATATAGTTGAACCCCGATCTTTTAGAGTTGAGTCATGTTTCATACCCTATTCACCTCATTACAAAGTGACATTTGCTTTTTCCAACCTCTCAATACTGTCCCTTCCATCAGTCTGCCTTACGGTTGACCTGCCATATATTGCATAGGGCGAAGTGACAGCATTTTCCCGTTCTGCATAATTGATCAGCGGATAACGTAGGTGATACCTGAACACCGACAGTACAAGGATTCCGTACAGGCACGTTAGCGACCTGTAAACCTGACTGCACACATAAACACTGGGAAATGTGTCTTAGACCTGCCTGCCTGTGCGTCTTCGCACGCAGACAGGTTAATCCCGGTAGGTCTGTTGCTCGCTTAACGATGCGTCTACGGTATTTTGTATAGTCTCACCATATTATCCAGACCCTGGCCCTTAACCGGACGGGATTTCCGGATGGGTTTTCACCTCACGGTTTCTGCCCGTTTCGGTACATTGTCAAGAGGGATCCACACCCCATCACCTGTCTGCGTGCAACGCACAGGCAGATCAGCGCGATGGTGGCATGCCTCTCTAGGGTACTGATGGGAATACATCAGGTATAATCAAGAAGATAACTCCCTGTTATACAATCAATTATGCAACCTCGGGTCGCAACTAACGACCAAGCGCACCTGCCGCTTTGGAGCGTAGCGGAATAGCGGTCAGGTGGAGTGCTTTGTTAGGCTTTCTTTGTTTTTACCTTACGCTTTTGTGACAGCAGCGGAATTAAACAACGCAAAGCCCTATTCACAGATTCTGAGTCTGGGAAATACGCTCTAACATCTGGTTCTAGTATAACCGACCCCTCTTTTGGCGTCACATCCTTAACAACAGTTGTGCCATTTGCTTCATGAACAGTAATTGTATATCCAGCCTGCATGGCTCTATAATGCTTACCACGTACTCCACTACTGAAATCATATTCAGCGCGCATATCGTTATTCTCAAGCTGTGCCATTTTATTTACCTCCTTCTTCATAAAGTGACAGCTCCGACTGACTTGCCTTGCGACAACTGATAATACGAATATTTGAACTTCGCTCAGTATAAACCACTACCAACACATGACCCTTATCAGAGCTTCCGATGTCAATATACCGTTGCTCATCCACTGAATGGTCTGGATCAGAAAT of the Candidatus Brocadiaceae bacterium genome contains:
- a CDS encoding reverse transcriptase domain-containing protein, giving the protein MTSPVLSNVFLHYVFDMWMTVNHKDKKWSRYADDGIAHCRTKAEAELLLTSLNEDLQHVGLNCIRERRR
- a CDS encoding reverse transcriptase domain-containing protein, with the translated sequence MGKTKPFDIPKALVWKAFHLVKANKGSAGVDRESINDFEQKLSGNLYKLWNRLSSGTYFPPAVKGVEIPKKQGGTRMLGIPTVTDRIAQMTIKLAFEPCVEPYFLEDSYGYCPNKSALDAVGVTRQRCWHYDWVIEYDIKGLFDNIDHELLMKAVRKHTDNKWILLYIERWLKATIQIPEERLSTVHAEYRREE
- a CDS encoding reverse transcriptase N-terminal domain-containing protein, coding for MKHDSTLKDRGSTISILNGVPTSNRCFIAREFEESSEAGTQMTGIIPGAPTGDAIKWHTMIWDAARRHVRRLQMRIAKAVKEGKPGKVKSLQWLLTHSFHARLLAVKRVTSNQGKKTPGVDGILWKGNKAKMQAAFRLNRHGYNPQPLRRIYIPKKNGKKRPLSIPTMSDRAMQALYKLALSPVAETTADKNSYGFREGRSCADAIQAAFNFLSKPNSATYIFEADIDGCFDNIAKEWMLDTIPMDKTILQKWLEAGYIESNIKYPTLKGTPQVRCRRKIIAAIAA
- a CDS encoding BrnT family toxin, which translates into the protein MKVNFEWDDEKAKKNLKKHRVSFEEATTVFLDPFSMTISDPDHSVDEQRYIDIGSSDKGHVLVVVYTERSSNIRIISCRKASQSELSLYEEGGK